A portion of the Corynebacterium rouxii genome contains these proteins:
- a CDS encoding sortase family protein, with the protein MPQPSSFPRRYAITIAALCATIALVIAGFWVGGAALRSSLDDSSTASGSSNAQASSRSQPPNSAAPTSVAKTEKPDPYRDLKTLNSGVSPAGLGTFSMTGPAHIEAASYDSMPYELPLNPAGPQATMVRWVDGWGQSPATAEQGTTYVLGHAWGQQRLVFNPISEVVTSNVDFDNPTIVHGVDGVEVTRYHTSVLDGSVVTMTDADGNGRAWEVTGAYLVNKYEAIDDSELVDDSIPGRLVLIACSVDGSVDLEYNVIVTGQLI; encoded by the coding sequence ATGCCGCAACCGTCTTCGTTTCCCCGTCGTTACGCCATCACCATTGCGGCACTGTGTGCCACAATTGCCTTGGTCATTGCAGGTTTTTGGGTAGGCGGTGCCGCATTGAGAAGCTCCTTGGACGATTCTTCGACGGCTAGTGGATCTTCAAATGCTCAGGCTTCTTCCAGATCCCAGCCTCCCAATAGCGCTGCGCCCACCTCTGTGGCAAAGACTGAGAAGCCCGACCCCTACCGCGACCTGAAAACTTTAAATTCTGGGGTATCCCCAGCCGGTTTGGGTACTTTTTCTATGACCGGACCGGCTCATATCGAGGCCGCTTCCTATGACTCAATGCCTTACGAGCTCCCACTTAACCCTGCCGGCCCACAGGCAACGATGGTGCGCTGGGTAGATGGTTGGGGCCAATCCCCTGCTACGGCTGAGCAGGGCACAACCTATGTATTAGGGCATGCGTGGGGGCAGCAACGTTTGGTTTTTAATCCAATCTCCGAAGTTGTTACTTCGAATGTGGATTTTGATAACCCCACGATTGTGCATGGCGTAGATGGAGTCGAGGTCACCCGCTATCATACAAGCGTGTTAGATGGCTCTGTTGTGACTATGACTGACGCTGATGGCAACGGCCGCGCATGGGAGGTCACAGGTGCTTACTTGGTCAACAAATACGAGGCTATCGATGACTCCGAGCTTGTCGACGATTCCATTCCAGGGCGCCTCGTCTTAATCGCATGCTCGGTCGATGGTTCTGTTGACCTTGAATACAACGTTATTGTGACCGGCCAACTGATCTAG
- a CDS encoding biliverdin-producing heme oxygenase produces the protein MTTATAGLAVELKQSTAQAHEKAEHSTFMSDLLEGRLGVAEFTRLQEQAWLFYTALEQAADAVRSSGFAESLLDPALNRADVLAQDLDKLNGGSEWRSRITASPAVIDYVNRLEEIRDNVDGPALVAHHYVRYLGDLSGGQVIARMMQRHYGVDPEALGFYHFEGIDKLKVYKDEYREKLNNLELSDEQREHLLEEATDAFVFNHQVFADLGKGL, from the coding sequence ATGACTACCGCAACCGCAGGACTCGCCGTAGAACTCAAGCAGTCCACCGCGCAAGCTCACGAAAAAGCTGAGCACTCTACATTCATGAGCGATCTTTTGGAAGGTCGCCTGGGCGTAGCGGAATTTACTCGTCTGCAGGAGCAAGCATGGTTGTTCTACACGGCACTAGAGCAGGCGGCTGACGCTGTGCGGTCGAGCGGCTTTGCCGAGTCGCTCTTGGACCCAGCGCTTAATCGTGCCGATGTTCTCGCTCAAGATTTGGACAAGCTAAATGGTGGCAGCGAGTGGCGCTCACGCATCACAGCATCTCCAGCAGTAATTGATTACGTCAACCGGCTCGAAGAAATCCGCGACAATGTTGACGGCCCAGCACTGGTTGCTCACCACTACGTGCGCTATCTCGGGGATCTCTCGGGTGGGCAGGTTATCGCACGCATGATGCAGCGCCACTATGGTGTAGATCCGGAAGCGCTAGGCTTCTACCACTTTGAGGGAATCGATAAGCTCAAGGTATACAAGGACGAATACCGTGAAAAGCTCAATAACTTGGAGCTCAGTGACGAGCAGCGTGAGCATCTACTGGAAGAGGCCACCGATGCATTCGTTTTCAACCACCAAGTTTTCGCAGATTTGGGTAAAGGCCTGTAA